One Cupriavidus pauculus genomic window, TCGTCCGTGTCCTCGAGCAGGCGTTGCAGTTCGAGAATCGTCTTGCGCGGAATGATGACTTCCTGACGCGAGCCGCCACCGGTGGCTTCGGTGTCGAGCTCCACACCGCAATACGCCAGACGGTGACCGTCGGTCGCGACGGCCATCACCTTCTTGCCGTCCACCACCAGCAGCATGCCGTTCAGGTAGTAGCGGATGTCCTGCTGGGCCATCGCGAAATGGACCATCGCGAGCAGATGCTTGAACGTCTTCTGCGGCAGGCTCACGCTCGCGTTGAACTCGCTCGCTTCCGCCACGGTCGGGAATTCCTCGGCCGCCAGCGTCTGCAGTGCAAAGCGGCTCTTGCCCGATTGCACGGTCATGCGCTTGTCGTTCAGCGACAGCGCGACGTCGCCGTCGGGCATCGCGCGCAGGATGTCGAGCAGCTTGCGCGCGGCCACGGTCGTGGCCACGTCGTCGCTGCCGACGCCGCACTCGGCGTGCGTGGTGATCTGAATCTCGATGTCGGTCGACAGGAAGGAAACGTTCGAGCCGGACTTGCGAATCAGCAGGTTGGCCAGGATCGGGAGTGTGTGGCGGCGCTCCACGATGCCGCTCACGATTTGCAGCGGACGCAGCAGATTGTCTCGCGAGGTTTTGACCAATTGCATTGAATTTATCCTTCGTCGTTTGTCGTCAGCTCGACCGCAGATGCGCAAACCCCTGAAATCGATTCAAATTCACTTATGAATCAAGGAGTTAATGTTGCATTGTACCAAGGATAAGCCGCTGCGGTGAAGCGGGGCGGTTCCGGCAAGCGGCGCGCTTGTGCCCAAAAAGCCACGGCGCGCCCGTCCGCATTGCAGAACTGTCCCGACTCACCGCAAAGCCTTATCTGAGGCCAATTTCCCGCGGTACAACCGGTTGATCCAGACGCCCGTTTGCCGCCGGGCGCGTAGCCAGTAGTATGCCAGCCCGGCAAGGCCGGCTTGTAAAATCGTCGAATGGCCATGAGCGGACGCTAGTTCACGTCCGCCCTTCGCCACCGTTCAACCCTTGAGCGTCTGTTCGAGCACGTGCAGCTCGTGATTGAGCTGCGCATCCTTGCTGCGTTCGTCGGCGATCTTCCGCACCGCGTGCAACACGGTGGTGTGATCGCGTCCGCCGAACAGCTCGCCGATCTCCGGCAGACTCTTCTGCGTGAGTTCCTTCGCCAGGTACATCGCGATCTGCCGCGGCCGTGCAATATTTGCCGGCCGCTTCTTCGAGTACATGTCCGCGACCTTGATGTTGTAGAAATCGGCGCAGGTCTTCTGGATGTTCTCCACCGAGATCTGGCGGTTCTGCACGGTCAGCAGATCCTTCAGCGCCTCGCGCGTGACCTCGATCGTGATGTCCTTGCCGTGGAAGTTCGAGAACGCGAGGATCTTGCGCAGCGCGCCCTCGAGCTCGCGCACGTTGGACCGCAGGTGCTTCGCGACGAAGAACGCCACCTCTTCCGGCACGCTCACGTTTTCCGCGGCCGCCTTCTTCATCAGGATCGCCACGCGCATTTCGAGCTCGGGCGGTTCGATCGCCACGGTCAGACCCGAGTCGAAGCGCGAGATCAGCCGGTCATCGATACCGGTGATCTCCTTCGGATACGTATCGCTGGTGATGATCACCTGCGCACGGTTCGCGATCAGCGCCTCGAACGCGTAGAAGAATTCTTCCTGCGTGCGGTTCTTGCCCGAGAAGAATTGAATATCGTCGATCAGCAGCAGGTCGAGCGAATGGTAGTAGCGCTTGAACTCGTCGAACGCTTTACGCTGGTACGCCTTCACCACGTCGGAGACGTACTGCTCGGCGTGGATATAGCGGATGCGCGCGCGCGGATTCTCCATCAGCATGAAATTGCCGATCGCGTGAATCAAGTGCGTCTTGCCGAGGCCCACGCCGCCATAGAGATAGAGCGGGTTGTACGACTTGCCCGGATTGTTCGCCACCTGGATCGCCGCCGCGCGCGCGAGCTGGTTCGCCTTGCCGGTCACGAAGTTGTCGAACGTGAGAATCGGATTCAGGCGCGAGCGCTCGTGCACCGTGTCGCTCTGCTGCGGCTGCGCCGGCTGCTGCTGGGGCACGCGGTACGACCGCGCGCTGGCCTCGGCCGGATCCATCTGGGCGACATCGATCTCGCCCATGTCCGGCATGTGGTTGCCCTGTAACGGATGGCCCGATGCCGCGCCGCGGCCGGCGTGCGACGGGTGCGCGCCCGGGTGGCTGCCCGAATGGCTGCCCGGATGGCCGCCCGCGTGGTTCACGGGAGCGGGGTAGGGCGCCTGCGGCGCGCTGGACGGATGGGGCGCCGGATAGTCGAAGCCGCCCGGCGCCTGATTGCCATATTGCTGGCTGCCGTACCCCTGTGCGGGCGCATGGTTCGCGCGCTGGCCGGGGGCGGACTGACCCGCCACGGACGACTGCGGATACGTACCCGGTGCTGCGCCTTCCGGGGCGCCGCCATGCACGCCCGGCTGCGCGCCCGGCGCCATATAGGCGGCCGCGCGCCCCGAGGCGGCGGGATCGAGTACGAAGTGAACGCTGACCTGCGCTTCCCAGTACTCGCACGCAAGGGCCGTGATGCGGCCGGAGAATTGGCTCTTGACCCAGTCCAGCTTGAAACGGTTGGGCGCGGCGATTCTGAGCGCGTGCGCCTCCTCGTCGAAGGCGACGGGCGCCAACGGCTTGATCCAGGTCTTGAACTGTTGCGGCGTCAGTTCGCGCTCGAGTTGCGCGGCTGCCGCCTGCCAGAAATCTTGCATGTGTTCTTGTTGAGTGACCGTACCAGGCGGCTCGGGTCGAGCCTCCCGGATACAGCACGAGCGCTGCGACGCCTTCTTCACAATCCGGCCTCGCACACGGCCCCGATCCGCGTGATCGGGTCGAGACGGCGATACCGCACCCACGATGCGCGACGAGGGCATCAGGGGGAAGCGGTATACCGATGGCAGAGGACCGGGTTGTACGTGCGCCACGCAGCCCGTGTAGTAGTTGGACCGGGATTGTACCCCCCGGCCCGAGTTATCCACAAAGGATAAGTCTGTGGACAACTTGTGCAAATTCAGTGGATTGCTGTGCACAACCTGTCCCCGCGCGGGTGGCGACAAGCGCGCTTTACACGATTTTTTCCCAACAGAACAACAACTTGATGCCGCTTTGACGCCCCTGGACCCCTCATCGCCCCGTGTGGCTGTTACCCACCGATAGGTGTGGACAATGGCCCGTGCGCGGCCGATTGGGCCGAGCCGCTTTCGGAGGTTGCCCACATCGGTTTCCTTGACACCTCAGCCGAAAATCGGTTAAATGGCGGGTTCTGCGATTCGGCAGGGGATCACGTGTGTCGTACGGGACGTTAACCGTAACGCCCCGAAATGTGCCACCCGGTCCTTGCCAGTTTCCGCGTTGTTGGTCAGCGCGGATCGAGACTTCCTCAGCAGTCAACTCGATATCGGCTTCGCGGCTCGCGCCGCGAACCCTCGTGCGAACCATACGCGGCGGCCACGGCCCCGGCAGTGCCGGCGTCCGGATAGCCCGGATCAACCAGAGAGTGCAACATGAAACGTACTTACCAACCTTCCGTTACCCGCCGCAAGCGTACCCATGGCTTCCGCGTGCGCATGAAGACCCGTGGCGGCCGTGCCGTCATCAACGCTCGCCGCGCCAAGGGCCGCAAGCGCCTGGCAATCTGAGGGCCGGGCGACCGGCCTGGACGGTGATCCGACGGATCCCGTTCTTGCCTACCGCCTCGCACTCAGGATGGCCGGGAGCGCAGCCGCCGGGCGCAGCTTTTCGCTAGCTTTGCACAGCGTGTCTACCCATGCCTTTCCAAAGGCCGCGAGGCTAACAAAGACGGATGAGTTTTCATCCGTTTTTGCTTTGCGGCCACGCCGCCGCAGCCCGCACTTCGTGCTGTACGTGCGCGCCAACGGCAAGGCCGAAGCGCGTCTTGGCGTCGTCGTCGGCAAGAAGTTCGCGCCGCGCGCCGCCGAGCGCAACCTGGTCAAGCGCATGGCCCGGGAACTGTTTCGCGGCCGGCAGGACCAACTCGCGGGCCGCGATGTGCTGTTGCGGCTGCAGACCAAGTTTCCGCGGGCCGAGTTTGCCAGCCGGGCGGCGATCCGCCGGGCGTGCAGCACGGAAATCGCAAGCCTGCTGGAGGTGGCGGCAAGGCCGATGCCACCGCCCGCCTGATCCCGACACCATGAAGCGAATCCTGCTTGTCCTGCTGCGTATCTACAAGATCGCGCTCAGTCCGTACCTGGGCTCGCAGTGCCGCTTCCTGCCGACATGTTCCGAATACGCGCGCGACGCCGTCACCCTGCACGGCGCCGCACGCGGAAGCTGGATGGCCGCTTGCCGGCTCTGCCGTTGTCATCCTTTCGCACAGGGCGGGTATGATCCCGTGCCCGAGCCCCGAAACATGGGGAGCGCCCAGGCGCCCCGTACGAGCGCCGCGCCAGGCCAGCCGCCTGTCACGATCCGGCTCCCCAGACCCTGAATTCCTCCGACCATAGCGAGACATGGATATCAAACGCACCATCCTGTGGGTCATCTTCTCGATGGCCCTCGTGCTCCTCTACGACAACTGGCAGCGGGCCAACGGCCACGCGTCGATGTTCTTCCCGAGCGCGACCACGCAGCAGGCGCCGGCCGGAGGCGCGAGCGACGCCGCGGCGCGCAACGACGTACCGCAGGCCAATGCCGCCTCGGCGGCCGCCGGCGTGCCGGGCGCTCCCGCGGCAGCGCCCGCGGCGGCGGCCCAGCCCACCGGCGAGAAGATCATCGTCACCACCGACGAGGTGCGTGCGGAGATCGATACGGCCGGCGGCATCCTGTCCCGCCTGGAACTGCTCAACGAGAAGGAAAAGGACGGCAAGCCGGTCGTGCTGCTCGAGCGTGACGCCACGCGTACCTACCTCGCGCGTTCGGGCCTGATCGGCGGCGACCTGCCGAACCACACGACTATCTTCACGGCGGCCCCGGGCCCGCGCTCGCTGGACGGCGGCGACAAGGTCAGCGTCGTGCTGACGGCCGAGAAGAACGGTACCAAGTTCGTCAAGACGTACACGTTCCACAAGGGCAGCTATGTCGTGGACACGCAGTTCGCCGTGACCAACGACGGCACCGCCCCGATCTCGCCGACGCTGTACATGGAACTCGCGCGCGACGGCAGCAAGGTCGAGCAGTCGCAGTTCTACAGCACGTTCACGGGTCCGGCCGTGTACACGGACGCGGACAAGTATCACAAGATCACGTTCGAGGACATCGCCAAGGGCAAGGCTTCGGTGCCGGGCCCGACCACCAACGGCTGGGTCGCGATGGTGCAGCACTACTTCGCGTCCGCGTGGATTCCGCAGACGGGCAAGGAACACTCGTTCTACGTCGAGAAGATCGACAACAACCTGTACCGCGTCGGTATCCAGCAGCCGCTGGGCCAGATCGCGCCGGGGGCGACGGTCACCACCGATGCCCGCCTGTTCGCCGGTCCGCAGGAAGAGCGCATGCTCGAGCAGATCACGCCGGGCCTGGAACTCGTGAAGGACTATGGCTGGCTGACGATCCTGGCCAAGCCGCTGTTCTGGCTGCTCGAGAAGCTGCACGGCTTCCTGAACAACTGGGGCTGGTCGATCATCGCGCTGACCGTGCTGATCAAGCTCGTGTTCTTCCCGCTGTCCGCGGCCAGCTACAAGTCCATGGGCAAGATGAAGGACCTGCAGCCGCGCATGACCGCGATCCGCGAGCGCTACAAGGGCGACCCGCAGAAGATGAACCAGGAGATGATGGGCCTGTACCGCACCGAGAAGGTCAATCCGCTCGGCGGCTGCCTGCCGATCGTGATCCAGATTCCGGTGTTCATCGCGCTGTACTGGGTGCTGCTGTCGTCGGTGGAAATGCGCGGCGCGCCGTGGCTGGGCTGGATCCACGATCTGTCGGTGCCGGATCCGTTCTACATCCTGCCCGTCGTGATGGCCGTGTCCATGTTCGTGCAGACCAAGCTGAACCCGACCCCGCCGGACCCCGTGCAGGCGAAGGTCATGATGATCATGCCGCTGGTGTTCTCGTTCATGTTCTTCTTCTTCCCGGCCGGCCTCGTGCTGTACTGGGTCGTGAACAACATCCTGTCGATCGCCCAGCAATGGCAGATCAACCGCATGCTCGGCAAGGGCAAGGCGGCCGCGGCGGCGAAGGGCTGATTCTTCCTCGCGCGCAAGACGAAAAACCCGGCTCCGGCCGGGTTTTTTCTTTGGCGGGCAGCAGGCGTATCCTTGCTGTCGATCCCCACCTTCACGAGGAGCCGACATGACCTGGTCCGCCCGGCAGTACACGCAATTCGAAGACGAACGCACGCGTCCCGTGCGCGATCTCGTGGGCGCCATTCCCACGCAGGACGCGAAGCGCGTCGTCGATATCGGCTGCGGACCGGGGAACTCCACGGAGGTGCTCGCGGCCCGTTACCCCGATGCGGAGGCGATCGGGCTCGACAGCGATGCCGACATGATCGCGGCCGCGCGCAAGCGCCTGCCCGCCCTGCGTTTCGATCAGGCCGACATCACGGACTGGCGCGACGAGGGTCCGTACGATGCGATCCTCGCCAATGCGGTGCTGCAATGGGTGCCGGACCATGCCACGCTGCTGCCCTCGCTGATCCGCAAGCTCGCGCCGGGCGGCAGCCTCGCGGTGCAGATGCCCGACAACCTCAACGAAGCGCCGCATCTGCTGATGCGCGAGACCGCGCTGGAAGGACCGTGGGCCGCCAAGCTTGCCGCCGCGGCCGACGCGCGCACGCCGCTCGCGTCCGAGCGCTGGTACTACGAACTGCTGAAGCCGCTCTGCGCGCGCGTGGATATCTGGCGCACGATCTACCAGCATCCGCTCGCGGGCGGCGCGGCCGCGGTCGTCGAATGGTTCAAGGGCAGCGGCCTGCGGCCGTTCCTCGCGCCGCTCGACGACGCCGAGCGCGCCGAGTATCTGCGCCGCTACGAGGCGAAGATCGCGGCAGCCATGCCGGCGCTGGCGGACGGCACCGTGCTGCTGCCATTCCCGCGCGTGTTTATCGTCGCCACGCGATAGCCCGCGGCGCCGCGCATGTCGCGCCGCACCAGGCGGCTCGTGTACTGCGGTCACGTGCCTGATCGCCTACACTGGAAGCGTCGCGCACGCGCGTCAGACGATCCACCCGCCATGGCAGAACGCATACGGTCCGGGCGCACACGCGGCGGCCTGCGACGCAAGATGGCTCCGCTCGCCGCATTCGTGGCCCTGGCGGATGCGGGGCTTTGCACGGTGCTGGCACGCGTCGATGCGTTGGTCGGTGATGTTGGCAATATCAGCGATGGTCGCGATGGTCCCGATCGTCGCCATCGTCCCGATAGCCCGGACCCTGGCGATATGGAGGCGATCCACGCCCTGCGCGTCGCCGTTCGGCATCTGCGCGCGGTAGCCTGGGCGTTCCAGCCAGTGGTCGCCGATGCGGTCCGTGCGCGCTGGAAATCCGTGCTGCGCGACACGGCCGATGCCTGTGGCGAGACGCGCGACTGGGATGTGTTCGTCGCCGAGACGCTCGCGCCGGCGCTCGAACGCGAACCCGCGCATCCGGTCCTGCTGGCCCTGATCGACGCCGCGCGGACCCGTCGCGCCGCGGCGCACGACGTGATGATGACGAAATTGTCACGTGACATGCGGCCGCGTCTGGGTACGCTTGAGGACGATGTGCGACGCCTGGTACGAACGTTGCGGAAGACGACGTCAGCCACGCGGAAGCGCCGCGATAAAGCCATGCGTCTCGATGCGTTCGCGCAGCGCCGGGTACGCAAGGCACGCCGCCACGTTCGCGCGCTGGCGCGGACCGCGCGCGATGGCCAGACCGAACACGTGCATCGCCTGCGCATCGGCAACAAGCGGCTGCGCTACGCGATCGAGGCGCTCGCGGACGTACTGCCGCGGCGGCTGCGCAAGCGCCTGCACAAGAAGCTCGTCCGTCGGCAGACCGCGCTTGGCACGGTCGTCGACGATGCCGTGGCCCGGCGACTGCTGTGTGAGTGCCTGACCGATCTGCGAAAATACGGCCCATGACTGCTCCCCTGCTTCCCATTGCCGCCATCGCCACCGCACCCGGACGCGGCGGTATCGGTGTCGTGCGCGTATCCGGCCCCGACGTTGCGACGATCGCGCGCGCCGTGTGTGGCCAGACGCTGAAGCCGCGCCATGCGACGTACCTGCCGTTCCTCGATGCGCGCGGCGGTGTCATCGACCACGGCCTCGCGCTGTACTTTCCGGCCCCGCATTCCTACACGGGCGAAGAGGTGCTCGAACTGCAGGGTCACGGCGGTCCCGTGGTCATGCAGATGCTGCTCGCGCGGTGCCTCGAGGCGGGACGCGATGTCGGCCTGCGGCTCGCCGAGCCGGGCGAGTTCACGCGGCGCGCGTTCCTCAACGACAAGCTGGACCTTGCCCAGGCCGAAGCCGTCGCGGACCTGATCGAAGCCAGCACCGAAGCCGCCGCGCGTTCGGCGGCGCGCTCGATGGAAGGTGTGTTCTCGCAGGCCATCCATACGCTCGTGGAGAAGGTGATTCACCTGCGCATGCTCGTGGAGGCGACGCTCGACTTTCCCGAAGAGGAGATCGACTTCCTCGAGGCTTCCGATGCCCGCGGCCAGCTGGCGGCGATTCGCGAGGCGCTGAAGGGCGTGCTCCGGCAGGCAAAGCAGGGCGCGTTGCTGCGCGAAGGGCTGTCGGTGGTGCTCGCGGGCCAGCCCAACGTCGGCAAGTCGTCGCTGCTGAATGCGCTGGCCGGGGCGGAGCTGGCGATCGTCACCCCGATCGCGGGGACCACGCGCGACCGCGTGCGCGAGACGATCCAGATCGAAGGTATTCCACTCCATATCATCGATACGGCGGGGCTGCGCGAGGATGCGGCCGACGAGGTCGAGCGCATCGGCATCGAGCGGACGTGGGAAGCGATCGGACGCGCGGATGTGGTGCTGCATCTGGTCGATGCGTCGGACTATCTCGAGAACGGCCTGTCGGAGGTCGACGATGCGATCGACGACCGGCTCAGCGGCCATCTGCCGCCGGGATCGCCGATCGTGCGCGTGGTCAACAAGATCGATATGGCACCCCCCGCCAGCGACACGATGTTCGGCGGCAACCGCCCGCACGTGGTGGTGGCCAACGGCCCCAATCCCACCGAGATCTGGATCTCCGCGCGCACGGGCGCGGGCATCGACCTGATGCGCCGCGAACTGCTGCGTATCGTCGGCTGGCAGTCGGGCAGCGAAGGCACCTTCCTCGCGCGCGAGCGGCACCTCACGGCGCTGCGCTGCGCGCAATCGCACCTCGACTGCGCCGCGGAACGCGCAGACCAGCAGGCGCAGGCGCTCGACCTGTTTGCCGAAGAACTGCGGCTGGCACAGGAACACCTGAACAGCATCACGGGCGAGTTCACGAGCGACGATCTGCTGGGGACGATCTTTACGCGGTTCTGTATCGGGAAGTGAGATCTCCCGTCACGTCCCCTGCACGGCTCGGGACGACTCGCGCGTACCCTCCGCATACAGCGCCAGCACATCGGCAATGGCCCGATTGCACGGCGTGGGTACACCCAGTTCCCGGCCGTACGCGGCGACGCCGCCGCTGAGCCAGGGGACTTCCAGGCGATTGCCGCGCTGGAGATCGTGGTGCATCGACGACGTCATGTCGGGTTGCAGCGTGTCCGAGAAGGCGAGGCGATCGTCGGCGAAGTTCTCCGCGAGCGCAACGCCCTTCGCGCGGCCCACGGCGACCACTTCGCGCATGACGTCATGCAGGAACGCCCGCGTCTGCGGGTTCGATCGGATCGGGCCGATCGGCTGGCGCATGCTCGACGTCGTGCCGGACAGGCCCACGAGGAAGACGAACTTTTCCCAGATCGTGCGCGTGATGTCCTCGCTGATATCGGCCTGGAAGCCCGCCTTCACGCAGGCGGCATGGAACGCCTGGACACGCGGGCTCACGCTGCGGTCGAACTCGCCGAATACCAGCCGCTGCAATGCGCCCTTGTATTCGATGATGCCGGGCTCGGCGATCACGGATGCGATGTAGCTCACGCCGCCGAAGGTGGCCTCCGCGGGCAGATGACGGCGCAGGATCTCGTCCTTGTGCACGCCGTTCTGGAAAGACACCACCGCCGCGCCCCCGTCGGTCAGGCGCCTGAGCGTGGGTGCGAGCGCTTCGGTGTCCCACAGCTTGACGGCGATCAGGATCAGGTCCGCGTGCGCGATCTGGCCGACGTCCTCCACGGCATTCACGTCGCGGAGGTGCAGATCGTCACCCGTTCCATCCGCGCTCCGCGTGCCACGAACCCGCAAGCCATGCTCGCGCATCGCGCGCAGATGGTTGCCGCGCGCGACGAACGTCACGTCGCAGCCGGCAGCGGCCAGCTTCGCCCCGAAAAACCCGCCCACGCCGCCGGCGCCGATCACTGCAATCTTCATGGTGTCTCTCCACAGGGTCTGGTGTGGGGGAAACTATACTGCGGCGCCGCGCACGCCGCAGGCGGCGATGTCAGGCTCAGGCGCCCCGGCGCTGTTGGCCTTCGTACACCTGCAGATGGCAGTACGCGGCCTGCGCGATCGGCGCGTCCTGCCCGAACGCCGCCGCGCGGCGCACGAGGTCGCCGACCACGTCGTCGGCCTCGAGGCGCGGTGCCCCATTGGCGATATCGCGCGCCATCGAGGCCATCCAGTCCAGATTTTCGTCGAGCAGCCGCGTCTCCATCTGCGTCACCACCGCTGCCGGAATCGGATAACCCTCGGCGTCGGCCACGGCAAGGCTCTCGGACATCGCGCGGCGCATCAGCGCCTTGCCGTCCTGCGTGCGCGCGATCTCGCCGACCGTTCCGCGCATCAGGCAGGTCATCAGCGCGGCCGTCGCGATATGGATCCACTTGTTCCACAGCGCCTGCCCGATGTTGTCGGAGACGCTGCGCGTACCGGGCGTGGTGCGGATGAGCGCGTGGAACGCTTCCGCCGCGGCCTGCTGTACCGGCTCGCGCGCGCCGACGATCACCACGTCGAGCTTGCCGTAATGGGCGATCGATCCATCGGCGTCGAGCATGGTCGCGATCTGCGATACGCCGCCCATCACATGCGCGCGGCCGAAGCGCGCGTCAAGGCGCTCGTACACGGACACCCCATTGAGAAACGGCAGGATGCGCGTCTGCGGGCCGATGGCCGGCGCGATGGCGTCCATCGCGGAGGCGAGGTCGTAACCCTTGCAGGCGAGCAGCACGAGGTCGTAGGCGACGTCGGATGCGCGCACGCCGGCGTCGTCCACGCACCGGACGGGCTGCCGGAATTCACCGAGCTCGCTGCGCACCACGAGGCCGTCGGCGGCCAACCGCGCCGCACGGCCCGGGCGCACGAGAAACGTGACGTCGGCGCCCGCTTCGATCAGCCGCGCACCGTAATAGCCGCCGATGGCGCCCGCGCCCAAAACCAGAATCTTCATGATGTTCGTCTCCAGGAATGTCCGTCATATCGCTTCGCGATAATACATGACGATCAACTTTTATTCAGGGCACGTTGACAGCGGGCCGGGGAGCGCCGACCATCGGGCCATCGAGAAATGAAGCAGGAGCGACCAGATGCCACGGGTATCGAAGGCGGAAGCAGAGAAGAACCGTGCCAATATCGAACAGGTGTCCGCCCGCCTGTTTCGCGAACAGGGGTTTCACGGCATCAGCGTGGCGGATCTGATGTCGGCGGCCGGCCTCACGCACGGCGGGTTCTACGGCCATTTCGAATCGAAGGATGCGCTGGCCGCCATCGCCTGCACGCGCGCGTTCGAGGAATCGACCGAACGGTGGCGCAAGCGCATCGACGGCGCGCCGGACCGCGCCACCGCGCTCACGGCGCTGATCGACAGCTACCTGTCCGCGCGCAGCCGCAATGCCATGGGCACGGGCTGCCCGATTGCCGCGCTCGCCAACGATGTGGCCCGCGAGGC contains:
- the dnaN gene encoding DNA polymerase III subunit beta, whose amino-acid sequence is MQLVKTSRDNLLRPLQIVSGIVERRHTLPILANLLIRKSGSNVSFLSTDIEIQITTHAECGVGSDDVATTVAARKLLDILRAMPDGDVALSLNDKRMTVQSGKSRFALQTLAAEEFPTVAEASEFNASVSLPQKTFKHLLAMVHFAMAQQDIRYYLNGMLLVVDGKKVMAVATDGHRLAYCGVELDTEATGGGSRQEVIIPRKTILELQRLLEDTDDPVQVQLAANQVKFSFANIELISKLVEGKFPDFQRVIPKGYKNAFAIDRVRLQQALQRTAILTTDKFKGVRCILDTHTLKISSTNADQEEAQEELELDYSGDALDIGFNVTYLLDVLGNLKSEQVQVSLGDSNSSALITVPDDDNFKYVVMPMRI
- the dnaA gene encoding chromosomal replication initiator protein DnaA produces the protein MQDFWQAAAAQLERELTPQQFKTWIKPLAPVAFDEEAHALRIAAPNRFKLDWVKSQFSGRITALACEYWEAQVSVHFVLDPAASGRAAAYMAPGAQPGVHGGAPEGAAPGTYPQSSVAGQSAPGQRANHAPAQGYGSQQYGNQAPGGFDYPAPHPSSAPQAPYPAPVNHAGGHPGSHSGSHPGAHPSHAGRGAASGHPLQGNHMPDMGEIDVAQMDPAEASARSYRVPQQQPAQPQQSDTVHERSRLNPILTFDNFVTGKANQLARAAAIQVANNPGKSYNPLYLYGGVGLGKTHLIHAIGNFMLMENPRARIRYIHAEQYVSDVVKAYQRKAFDEFKRYYHSLDLLLIDDIQFFSGKNRTQEEFFYAFEALIANRAQVIITSDTYPKEITGIDDRLISRFDSGLTVAIEPPELEMRVAILMKKAAAENVSVPEEVAFFVAKHLRSNVRELEGALRKILAFSNFHGKDITIEVTREALKDLLTVQNRQISVENIQKTCADFYNIKVADMYSKKRPANIARPRQIAMYLAKELTQKSLPEIGELFGGRDHTTVLHAVRKIADERSKDAQLNHELHVLEQTLKG
- the rpmH gene encoding 50S ribosomal protein L34, whose translation is MKRTYQPSVTRRKRTHGFRVRMKTRGGRAVINARRAKGRKRLAI
- the rnpA gene encoding ribonuclease P protein component — translated: MSTHAFPKAARLTKTDEFSSVFALRPRRRSPHFVLYVRANGKAEARLGVVVGKKFAPRAAERNLVKRMARELFRGRQDQLAGRDVLLRLQTKFPRAEFASRAAIRRACSTEIASLLEVAARPMPPPA
- the yidD gene encoding membrane protein insertion efficiency factor YidD, translated to MKRILLVLLRIYKIALSPYLGSQCRFLPTCSEYARDAVTLHGAARGSWMAACRLCRCHPFAQGGYDPVPEPRNMGSAQAPRTSAAPGQPPVTIRLPRP
- the yidC gene encoding membrane protein insertase YidC gives rise to the protein MDIKRTILWVIFSMALVLLYDNWQRANGHASMFFPSATTQQAPAGGASDAAARNDVPQANAASAAAGVPGAPAAAPAAAAQPTGEKIIVTTDEVRAEIDTAGGILSRLELLNEKEKDGKPVVLLERDATRTYLARSGLIGGDLPNHTTIFTAAPGPRSLDGGDKVSVVLTAEKNGTKFVKTYTFHKGSYVVDTQFAVTNDGTAPISPTLYMELARDGSKVEQSQFYSTFTGPAVYTDADKYHKITFEDIAKGKASVPGPTTNGWVAMVQHYFASAWIPQTGKEHSFYVEKIDNNLYRVGIQQPLGQIAPGATVTTDARLFAGPQEERMLEQITPGLELVKDYGWLTILAKPLFWLLEKLHGFLNNWGWSIIALTVLIKLVFFPLSAASYKSMGKMKDLQPRMTAIRERYKGDPQKMNQEMMGLYRTEKVNPLGGCLPIVIQIPVFIALYWVLLSSVEMRGAPWLGWIHDLSVPDPFYILPVVMAVSMFVQTKLNPTPPDPVQAKVMMIMPLVFSFMFFFFPAGLVLYWVVNNILSIAQQWQINRMLGKGKAAAAAKG
- the tam gene encoding trans-aconitate 2-methyltransferase, which translates into the protein MTWSARQYTQFEDERTRPVRDLVGAIPTQDAKRVVDIGCGPGNSTEVLAARYPDAEAIGLDSDADMIAAARKRLPALRFDQADITDWRDEGPYDAILANAVLQWVPDHATLLPSLIRKLAPGGSLAVQMPDNLNEAPHLLMRETALEGPWAAKLAAAADARTPLASERWYYELLKPLCARVDIWRTIYQHPLAGGAAAVVEWFKGSGLRPFLAPLDDAERAEYLRRYEAKIAAAMPALADGTVLLPFPRVFIVATR
- a CDS encoding CHAD domain-containing protein encodes the protein MAPLAAFVALADAGLCTVLARVDALVGDVGNISDGRDGPDRRHRPDSPDPGDMEAIHALRVAVRHLRAVAWAFQPVVADAVRARWKSVLRDTADACGETRDWDVFVAETLAPALEREPAHPVLLALIDAARTRRAAAHDVMMTKLSRDMRPRLGTLEDDVRRLVRTLRKTTSATRKRRDKAMRLDAFAQRRVRKARRHVRALARTARDGQTEHVHRLRIGNKRLRYAIEALADVLPRRLRKRLHKKLVRRQTALGTVVDDAVARRLLCECLTDLRKYGP
- the mnmE gene encoding tRNA uridine-5-carboxymethylaminomethyl(34) synthesis GTPase MnmE, which codes for MTAPLLPIAAIATAPGRGGIGVVRVSGPDVATIARAVCGQTLKPRHATYLPFLDARGGVIDHGLALYFPAPHSYTGEEVLELQGHGGPVVMQMLLARCLEAGRDVGLRLAEPGEFTRRAFLNDKLDLAQAEAVADLIEASTEAAARSAARSMEGVFSQAIHTLVEKVIHLRMLVEATLDFPEEEIDFLEASDARGQLAAIREALKGVLRQAKQGALLREGLSVVLAGQPNVGKSSLLNALAGAELAIVTPIAGTTRDRVRETIQIEGIPLHIIDTAGLREDAADEVERIGIERTWEAIGRADVVLHLVDASDYLENGLSEVDDAIDDRLSGHLPPGSPIVRVVNKIDMAPPASDTMFGGNRPHVVVANGPNPTEIWISARTGAGIDLMRRELLRIVGWQSGSEGTFLARERHLTALRCAQSHLDCAAERADQQAQALDLFAEELRLAQEHLNSITGEFTSDDLLGTIFTRFCIGK
- a CDS encoding ketopantoate reductase family protein encodes the protein MKIAVIGAGGVGGFFGAKLAAAGCDVTFVARGNHLRAMREHGLRVRGTRSADGTGDDLHLRDVNAVEDVGQIAHADLILIAVKLWDTEALAPTLRRLTDGGAAVVSFQNGVHKDEILRRHLPAEATFGGVSYIASVIAEPGIIEYKGALQRLVFGEFDRSVSPRVQAFHAACVKAGFQADISEDITRTIWEKFVFLVGLSGTTSSMRQPIGPIRSNPQTRAFLHDVMREVVAVGRAKGVALAENFADDRLAFSDTLQPDMTSSMHHDLQRGNRLEVPWLSGGVAAYGRELGVPTPCNRAIADVLALYAEGTRESSRAVQGT